Part of the Neochlamydia sp. AcF84 genome, TGCTAAAGCGGAATTTAAAAAGCAGGTCTTGTTGATTGTTTAGTTTATTTGGTTTCATAGTAAACTTTGCAAGAAATTAAGAGCTTTGTAATGATTTACGTGTAAAGAAAATATAGCATTTTTTGATAAAGAACTCTCCTAAAATATTATCTCAGGGCAAAAATACTTTAAATCATGTTGAACTATTTTAATAAACATCTAGGAGGCATTTTCAAAGCTATATTGTCATGAAACTATCACAATTATAGAGGCGGAGAAATTGGAGACCCATAAAAAAACTTTGTCTGCAATTTCTAGAAGCCGCAGGGCTGCAGGGCTTGGAACACGATTTCTAGATTACCAATGATAGAGTTGGTTAAGTTGTTCGCCAATGGAATTTAATTGCTCTGGGTCCATTGTTCCCTCCTTGATTAATAAACCTTACCTACATTAATATCAGAAAGACACTTAGCGAGTTAGTAATAAAGCCCTCCGAATAAGCCGTTTCTATTACAGCTCATTCTATAACTTTTAAAAACATGATTCATTAAGAAGATTTTGCAGCCATAGGACTATTAGGCAAAATTCCTGAATATTCTTTATAGCCAAAAACATTGACTCGTGCATTCTTTCTATTCTGAGGCTTTGGTTTCACAACAATATCAATATCTTGCCCGAGTAAATTTAAGAAATGTATTAAGCGTTCTATGGAAAAACCTGCCAGCTTTCGATGCAACAATGCAGATACTTTGGGTTGATTGATTTGCATAATTTTTGCAGCTTTCTGCTGGGTAAGCTTTCTTTTTTTTATGATATTGTCAATTTCCCATGCCAATTCGGCTTTAGTAAGCTTTTCTTCTGCGTTAGCAACTCCAATATCTGCAAAAATATTGTTACTACTAATTTCGAACTCACTTCCTTCTATCTCTTGTTGTTGTTTTTTAATAACCATGTTAATTAACCCCTTAATTTAAGCGTGTCAAGCCATTCTTTGGATTTTTGAAGGGCAGTTTTCAATCTTTGCTCAACTAGATCGATCTCTTGCTTTGAAGTTTTGATGCCCGTCTTTGATTTTTTTTGAAAAGCATGAAGAAT contains:
- a CDS encoding helix-turn-helix transcriptional regulator is translated as MVIKKQQQEIEGSEFEISSNNIFADIGVANAEEKLTKAELAWEIDNIIKKRKLTQQKAAKIMQINQPKVSALLHRKLAGFSIERLIHFLNLLGQDIDIVVKPKPQNRKNARVNVFGYKEYSGILPNSPMAAKSS